One segment of Bacillus sp. (in: firmicutes) DNA contains the following:
- a CDS encoding SRPBCC domain-containing protein, producing the protein MNTESNVNVRVTRQFSVSPEKVFDAWLDPEMIGKWMFGPDLRDEEVVRISLDPRVGGSFSFVVRRQGQEIDHVGEYLKMDRPRRLVFTWGVADVEGSSRVMIDIVPLKNGSELTLTHELHSDWADFAGRTKDAWTKMLDVLAEKLS; encoded by the coding sequence ATGAACACTGAATCAAATGTCAATGTAAGGGTCACTCGTCAATTTAGCGTATCTCCTGAGAAAGTTTTCGACGCTTGGCTGGATCCTGAGATGATTGGCAAGTGGATGTTCGGACCTGATCTCCGTGATGAAGAAGTGGTGCGCATTTCCCTCGACCCGCGCGTAGGAGGATCGTTTTCTTTCGTTGTGCGTCGACAAGGGCAGGAAATTGATCATGTAGGGGAGTATCTTAAGATGGACCGGCCTCGCCGTCTCGTGTTCACCTGGGGGGTGGCGGACGTAGAGGGAAGCTCACGTGTGATGATCGACATCGTACCGCTGAAGAATGGGAGTGAGCTCACCTTGACCCACGAGTTGCATTCGGACTGGGCGGACTTCGCGGGCCGTACCAAGGATGCCTGGACAAAAATGCTCGATGTGCTAGCAGAGAAACTTAGCTAA
- a CDS encoding MFS transporter: MSSTNTNPSMVSLLRNRFIQTIMTAGLFIQIGIWVRNFAILLFVTEKTNGDPLAVSLISVAEFAPIFIFSFIGGTFADRWRPKRTMIWCDLLSAISIFVILMALLFSTWKAVFLATFVSAILSQFSQPSGMKLFKVHVSGEQMQAGMSLFQTMMAIFMIIGPILGTFVFQQFGINISMAVVGIAFLLSALVLTLLPPDRIEKKDQSETSLWHEMKLGFQYVWSRKILVTLGGGFMAAGFGLGLIHPLAIFLVTERLGLEEEYLQWLFAAHGAAMIIGGALAMVFSNRIAPHVLLMLGMGSMAAGIFVMGWSTMFWLTLLAEFFIGLFMPALHIGINTIILNNTDETFVGRVNGILTPLFMGSMVITMSLAGLLKKQFSLFTIYQSSAAIFIIGILVMLPMFQMLKTAEAE; the protein is encoded by the coding sequence ATGTCATCAACAAACACAAATCCTTCTATGGTTTCACTATTACGTAATCGTTTCATCCAAACGATTATGACGGCTGGCTTGTTTATTCAGATTGGCATTTGGGTACGTAACTTTGCGATTCTATTGTTTGTTACGGAGAAAACAAATGGGGATCCGCTTGCCGTCTCACTTATATCAGTAGCCGAATTTGCACCGATTTTTATCTTCTCCTTTATTGGCGGTACGTTCGCCGACCGTTGGCGACCGAAACGAACGATGATCTGGTGCGACCTTTTGAGTGCTATATCGATTTTTGTCATATTAATGGCGCTCCTGTTTAGCACATGGAAGGCGGTTTTTCTCGCAACATTCGTCTCCGCCATCCTATCGCAGTTCTCTCAGCCTTCGGGGATGAAGCTGTTTAAAGTACACGTTTCGGGAGAACAGATGCAGGCGGGAATGTCCTTATTCCAGACAATGATGGCTATTTTCATGATCATTGGTCCGATATTAGGCACCTTCGTCTTTCAACAATTCGGTATCAACATCTCTATGGCGGTAGTAGGTATAGCATTTCTATTATCTGCTCTTGTACTGACCTTATTGCCTCCCGATCGGATAGAGAAGAAGGACCAAAGTGAGACATCGCTCTGGCATGAAATGAAGCTCGGCTTTCAATATGTGTGGTCGCGCAAGATTCTTGTGACTTTGGGAGGCGGCTTCATGGCTGCTGGGTTTGGGCTTGGATTAATCCACCCGTTGGCCATCTTTCTTGTAACAGAGCGTCTTGGTCTGGAAGAAGAATACTTGCAATGGCTGTTTGCAGCCCATGGAGCAGCGATGATCATCGGTGGCGCTTTAGCGATGGTATTTTCCAATCGGATTGCGCCGCACGTCCTGCTGATGCTGGGGATGGGAAGTATGGCTGCAGGAATTTTTGTTATGGGTTGGTCTACCATGTTCTGGCTGACCTTGTTGGCTGAATTTTTTATCGGTCTATTCATGCCTGCTCTCCATATCGGCATAAACACGATTATACTAAATAATACCGACGAAACGTTCGTAGGTCGTGTTAACGGAATATTAACCCCACTGTTCATGGGATCGATGGTGATTACGATGAGCTTGGCTGGTCTGTTGAAAAAACAATTCTCCCTTTTTACGATTTATCAGTCCTCTGCCGCAATCTTCATTATTGGCATTCTGGTGATGCTACCGATGTTTCAAATGCTTAAAACGGCTGAAGCCGAATAA
- a CDS encoding ABC transporter ATP-binding protein, which produces MVILEASNIVKIYGGFGGESSTTALGGVSLSINKGEFIAIMGPSGSGKTTLLNVLSGIDKPTSGEVIIAGKKISEMAVDELALFRRKHLGFVFQEFNLLDSLTVKENIILPMILEKKTSTEMEEKVQSLANLFEIESILNKYPYHISGGQQQRTAVSRALVNEPSIIFADEPTGNLDSKSSAVIMECFEKIVHELSTTVLLVTHDVFAASYCQKVVFIKDGLIHSYIVKKGSRKEFINQIMDNLAIIGGRNHVF; this is translated from the coding sequence ATGGTCATTTTAGAGGCTAGTAATATTGTTAAAATATACGGAGGATTTGGTGGTGAAAGTTCAACTACTGCGTTGGGCGGAGTGAGCCTATCCATTAATAAAGGAGAGTTTATTGCGATTATGGGTCCATCTGGAAGTGGTAAGACTACATTGCTTAATGTATTGAGTGGAATTGATAAGCCTACTTCAGGTGAAGTAATAATCGCAGGCAAAAAAATAAGTGAAATGGCAGTTGATGAATTAGCTCTGTTTCGTCGTAAACATTTAGGGTTCGTGTTTCAGGAATTTAACCTTTTAGATAGTTTAACAGTTAAAGAAAATATCATTCTTCCAATGATACTGGAAAAGAAAACATCAACCGAAATGGAAGAAAAAGTTCAAAGTCTTGCCAACCTTTTCGAGATTGAATCAATCCTAAATAAATATCCATATCACATATCTGGTGGACAGCAACAAAGAACGGCTGTTAGTCGAGCATTAGTGAACGAGCCTAGTATTATTTTTGCCGATGAGCCAACAGGAAACTTGGATTCTAAATCATCGGCAGTTATTATGGAATGCTTTGAAAAAATCGTTCACGAGCTTTCGACAACTGTTCTCCTTGTTACCCATGACGTTTTCGCAGCTAGCTATTGTCAGAAAGTTGTCTTTATAAAAGACGGTCTAATTCATTCCTACATCGTAAAAAAAGGAAGTAGGAAGGAGTTTATAAATCAAATCATGGATAACCTTGCTATCATAGGAGGAAGGAACCATGTCTTTTAA
- a CDS encoding ABC transporter permease, with amino-acid sequence MSFNQIVWKMAKVHYKKYILYFLCNSFAVTFFFMFSTVYFNEQVVRVKKLESIQYVLTVPGVALVVFTVFFISYAHNIFIKRRRSEIGLFMTLGMSNRDISKLLLLENVIIAIFSIISGILSGIIFSRLFFLLLMNSVGLQEVPFQLNSKMFVYSIITFLIVFFIAVGQSLFLILKQSVIHSLKSDKIAETIKMKNPLLGGVGLAIIIGSILGLYYTYSDPNAGEFLLFWAIATLIGLYISLYQFTSLFIELAKKYKPFYYRRLLFLASLDYKFKQLTSILMLVTVMIMITILYSTIILSTYMLNEKQVIDRNPFDIAFIQTENKNNLALEDLYSIVDQKENPVQKHLVIPIYTYYQKQPYSDWSYVYHFMAVDHFNQLTSNQLKLQDNEFVYFINDDPESEGSGNDYNQDVIFPIRNENVTYTRKETIIEKNINNLSNLHDFIIVSNSEFESLKDKLDGFESNLHLINVANWKKTTNTVERLEKSFKSYNVNTPPIVDVRVENASEEDLFQVASKVEDYNHNKNSNGILFFVTCFLSVIFFFGSFTLLYLNLFSEIDKEKDKYKKLKYIGITTKEVKRIISREITTLFFVPTLVGTTLAFLYIVAMAKDIGGITKNPEILLHFLIVAVIYHSIQVGFFLYGRKKMFYYLTGH; translated from the coding sequence ATGTCTTTTAATCAAATTGTGTGGAAAATGGCAAAGGTCCACTATAAAAAATATATTTTATACTTTTTATGCAACAGTTTTGCAGTCACGTTTTTCTTTATGTTTTCAACTGTTTATTTCAACGAGCAAGTAGTACGAGTTAAGAAGTTAGAATCGATCCAATATGTTTTAACAGTCCCAGGGGTTGCCCTTGTTGTTTTTACTGTTTTTTTCATTAGTTATGCACACAATATTTTTATAAAAAGAAGGAGAAGTGAGATCGGACTATTCATGACTTTAGGAATGTCCAATCGTGATATAAGCAAATTATTACTATTAGAAAATGTGATCATTGCCATCTTTTCGATTATTTCGGGTATTTTATCAGGAATAATATTTTCTAGACTATTTTTTTTACTACTAATGAATAGTGTGGGATTACAAGAGGTTCCTTTTCAATTAAATAGCAAAATGTTCGTATATTCGATCATTACTTTTTTAATCGTATTTTTCATTGCAGTTGGGCAATCACTCTTCCTCATACTTAAACAAAGCGTTATTCATAGCTTAAAAAGTGACAAGATTGCAGAAACAATAAAGATGAAAAATCCACTATTGGGTGGTGTAGGGCTGGCTATTATTATTGGATCCATTCTTGGGCTATATTATACGTATTCAGATCCTAATGCGGGTGAGTTCCTGCTTTTTTGGGCAATTGCAACATTAATAGGATTGTACATTAGTCTTTATCAGTTTACTAGTTTATTTATAGAGCTTGCTAAAAAATACAAACCATTTTATTATCGTCGATTATTATTTTTGGCGAGTCTAGATTACAAATTTAAGCAACTGACATCTATACTTATGCTCGTTACTGTCATGATAATGATAACTATACTGTATAGCACAATAATATTATCCACCTACATGTTAAATGAAAAGCAAGTAATTGATAGGAATCCTTTTGATATAGCATTTATCCAAACAGAAAATAAAAATAACTTGGCTTTAGAAGATCTTTACTCAATCGTTGACCAAAAAGAAAATCCCGTCCAAAAACATCTGGTGATACCGATATATACCTATTATCAAAAACAACCATACAGTGACTGGTCCTACGTCTATCATTTTATGGCAGTGGACCATTTTAATCAGTTAACTTCCAATCAGCTTAAATTACAAGATAATGAATTTGTATACTTTATAAATGATGACCCAGAAAGCGAAGGAAGTGGTAATGATTATAATCAAGATGTTATCTTTCCAATCAGAAATGAGAATGTAACTTACACACGAAAGGAAACAATTATAGAAAAAAACATCAACAACCTAAGTAATCTTCATGACTTTATAATTGTAAGTAATTCCGAATTCGAGTCTCTAAAAGATAAATTAGATGGTTTTGAATCAAATCTTCATTTAATCAATGTTGCAAACTGGAAAAAGACAACTAATACTGTTGAGAGACTAGAAAAGAGTTTTAAAAGCTACAATGTAAACACTCCACCAATTGTTGATGTTCGGGTAGAGAATGCTTCAGAAGAAGACTTATTTCAGGTTGCCTCTAAAGTGGAAGATTATAATCACAACAAAAATTCTAATGGTATATTATTCTTTGTAACCTGTTTTTTAAGTGTCATTTTCTTCTTTGGATCGTTTACTCTATTATATTTAAATCTTTTTTCCGAGATTGATAAGGAAAAAGACAAGTATAAAAAACTTAAATATATAGGGATTACTACGAAGGAAGTAAAGCGAATCATTTCAAGAGAGATAACAACCCTATTTTTTGTCCCAACCCTTGTTGGAACTACCTTAGCTTTCCTTTACATCGTTGCTATGGCAAAGGATATTGGTGGAATCACAAAAAATCCTGAAATACTATTACACTTCCTCATTGTTGCAGTAATCTACCATTCCATACAAGTAGGATTTTTCCTATATGGCAGAAAGAAAATGTTTTACTATCTAACTGGACATTAA